In Laspinema palackyanum D2c, a single window of DNA contains:
- a CDS encoding TIGR00300 family protein gives MNSETRILMCPPNHYDVDYVINPWMEGNIHKSSRDRATEQWHKLFHIIKEHALVELVDPQPGWPDMVFTANAGLVLGKKVVLSRFFHKERQGEEPYFKQWFEAQGYTVYELPKDLPFEGAGDALLDREGRWLWAGYGFRSELDSHSYIAKWLDIQVISLQLADERFYHLDTCFCPLNRGYLLYYPPAFDFYSNRIIEMRVPPEKRIAIGEADAVNFACNAVNVDDKVIMNKVSDDLKQRLKNVGFEVFETTLSEFLKAGGAAKCLTLRTTEPVKEDVHANEPVESRTIRLEGHLLDTGLINRALDTIVEGGGSFQVLNFNLGEQRQSTSTAEVKVSAPSHGVMEEILAQLIDLGAVDLPQDERDAKLEPVQQKGVAPDDFYVTTIYPTEVRIKGEWVRVLNHRMDGAIAVVQTPEGPVARCKLLRDLELGESVVVDVAGIRTVRKTGAREQRNNQEFSFMSSGVSSERRVELVVEQVAWELRQIRDRGGKVVVTAGPVVIHTGGGEHLTRLIREGYIQGLLGGNAIAVHDMEQAFMGTSLGVDMKRGVAVRGGHRHHLKTINTIRRYGSIAKAVEQGALQSGIFYECVKHNVPFALAGSIRDDGPLPDTQMDLIKAQEEYAKLLEGAEMILMLSTMLHSIGVGNMTPSGVKMVCVDINPAVVTKLSDRGSVESTGVVTDVGLFLSLLTKHLDLLTSPYHAA, from the coding sequence ATGAATTCTGAGACTCGTATCCTGATGTGTCCCCCCAACCACTATGACGTGGATTATGTGATTAATCCCTGGATGGAGGGCAACATCCACAAATCTTCTCGCGATCGCGCCACGGAGCAGTGGCATAAACTCTTCCACATCATCAAAGAACACGCCCTGGTTGAACTCGTCGATCCCCAACCCGGTTGGCCCGATATGGTGTTTACCGCCAACGCCGGATTAGTTCTGGGCAAAAAAGTCGTCCTCAGTCGCTTCTTCCACAAAGAACGCCAAGGGGAAGAACCCTATTTCAAACAGTGGTTTGAAGCCCAAGGGTACACCGTCTACGAACTCCCGAAAGATTTACCCTTTGAAGGAGCCGGAGATGCACTGCTCGATCGCGAAGGACGTTGGCTATGGGCAGGATACGGTTTCCGTTCTGAACTCGACTCCCACTCCTATATTGCCAAGTGGTTAGATATCCAAGTCATCTCTCTGCAATTAGCCGATGAACGGTTCTATCACCTGGATACCTGCTTCTGTCCCCTCAATCGCGGTTACTTACTCTATTATCCCCCAGCTTTTGACTTCTACTCCAACCGCATCATTGAAATGCGCGTTCCCCCCGAAAAAAGGATTGCCATTGGCGAAGCAGATGCCGTAAACTTTGCCTGCAATGCGGTCAATGTTGACGACAAAGTAATCATGAACAAGGTCAGCGATGATCTGAAACAACGCCTCAAAAATGTCGGCTTTGAGGTGTTTGAAACCACCCTCAGCGAATTCCTCAAAGCAGGGGGTGCAGCGAAATGTCTGACCCTGCGAACCACCGAACCTGTGAAGGAGGATGTCCATGCCAATGAACCCGTAGAAAGTCGGACGATTCGCTTAGAAGGACATCTGCTGGATACAGGATTAATCAACCGGGCCCTAGATACTATCGTCGAAGGCGGTGGCAGTTTCCAAGTCTTGAATTTTAACTTGGGAGAGCAACGGCAGAGCACCTCCACTGCCGAGGTGAAAGTCTCAGCGCCTTCTCATGGGGTGATGGAAGAGATTTTAGCCCAGTTGATTGACTTGGGTGCTGTAGACTTGCCCCAAGATGAGCGGGATGCCAAACTCGAACCTGTCCAACAAAAAGGGGTGGCTCCGGATGATTTCTATGTCACCACGATTTATCCCACGGAAGTGCGGATCAAGGGGGAATGGGTCCGGGTGCTGAATCATCGCATGGATGGGGCGATCGCCGTGGTTCAAACCCCCGAAGGGCCGGTGGCGCGCTGCAAGCTCCTGCGCGATTTGGAACTGGGTGAGTCGGTGGTGGTGGATGTGGCTGGCATCCGCACGGTTCGCAAGACGGGAGCGCGGGAACAACGCAACAACCAAGAATTCAGCTTTATGTCGTCTGGAGTCTCCAGCGAGCGTCGGGTGGAATTGGTGGTGGAACAAGTCGCCTGGGAATTGCGGCAAATTCGCGATCGCGGCGGTAAGGTGGTGGTGACGGCAGGACCCGTGGTGATTCATACCGGCGGTGGCGAACACCTGACCCGGTTGATTCGGGAAGGGTATATCCAAGGGTTACTCGGTGGCAATGCGATCGCCGTTCACGATATGGAACAAGCGTTCATGGGAACCTCCCTCGGGGTGGACATGAAGCGCGGCGTCGCCGTCCGGGGCGGACATCGGCACCACCTGAAAACCATTAACACCATTCGCCGCTATGGCAGTATTGCCAAAGCGGTGGAACAAGGTGCGCTCCAAAGTGGGATATTTTATGAATGTGTGAAACACAATGTACCCTTTGCCCTAGCCGGTTCCATCCGAGATGATGGACCGTTGCCCGATACTCAAATGGATTTAATTAAGGCTCAGGAAGAGTATGCGAAGCTCTTGGAAGGGGCAGAGATGATTTTGATGTTATCCACCATGTTGCACTCGATTGGGGTCGGCAACATGACGCCTTCTGGGGTGAAGATGGTCTGTGTGGATATTAATCCAGCAGTGGTTACGAAACTCAGCGATCGCGGTTCTGTTGAATCCACGGGGGTGGTTACCGATGTGGGCCTATTCCTGAGCTTGTTAACCAAGCATTTAGACCTGTTGACCTCTCCCTATCATGCAGCCTAA